In the genome of Notamacropus eugenii isolate mMacEug1 chromosome 5, mMacEug1.pri_v2, whole genome shotgun sequence, one region contains:
- the EHD2 gene encoding EH domain-containing protein 2: MFSWLKRGGGGAARGQRAEAIRTVTTALKELYQAKLLPLEEHYRFGSFHSPALEDADFEGKPMVLVAGQYSTGKTSFIQYLLEQEVPGSRVGPEPTTDCFVAVMHGETEGTVPGNALVVDPDKPFRKLNPFGNTFLNRFMCAHLPNQVLESISIIDTPGILSGAKQRVSRGYDFPAVLRWFAERVDLIILLFDAHKLEISDEFSEAIEALRGHEDKIRVVLNKADLVETQQLMRVYGALMWALGRVVGAPEVLRVYIGSFWAQPLLVPDNRRLFELEEQDLFRDIQALPRHAALRRLNDLVKRARLVRVHAYIISYLKKEMPSVFGKENKKKQLITNLPVIFAKIQLEHHISPGDFPDCEKMQELLMVHDFTKFHSLKPKLLEALDEMLTQDIAKLMPLLRQEELESPEVGVQGGAFEGTHMGPFVELGPGEALGEGGEDGDDETEWVVTKDKSKYDEIFYNLAPADGKLSGSKAKTWMVGTKLPNSVLGRIWKLSDVDRDGMLDDEEFALASHLIEAKLEGHGLPADLPRHLVPPSKRRQKGSAE, encoded by the exons ATGTTTAGCTGGCTGAAGCGTGGGGGAGGTGGAGCAGCCCGGGGCCAGCGGGCCGAGGCCATCCGCACGGTGACTACAGCGCTCAAGGAGTTGTACCAAGCCAAGCTGTTGCCACTGGAGGAACATTACCGCTTCGGGTCCTTCCACTCACCAGCCCTGGAGGATGCTGATTTTGAGGGCAAGCCCATGGTGCTTGTGGCTGGCCAGTACAGCACAGGCAAGACCAGCTTCATTCAGTACCTGCTGGAGCAGGAGGTCCCGGGCTCTCGAGTGGGGCCTGAGCCCACGACTGACTGCTTCGTGGCTGTCATGCATGGTGAGACCGAGGGCACTGTGCCTGGCAACGCCCTCGTGGTTGATCCGGACAAACCCTTCCGCAAACTCAACCCCTTCGGGAACACTTTCCTCAACAG GTTCATGTGCGCTCATCTCCCCAACCAAGTCCTGGAGAGCATTAGCATCATTGACACCCCGGGCATTCTTTCTGGGGCAAAGCAGAGGGTGAGCCGAG GCTATGACTTCCCTGCTGTCCTGCGCTGGTTTGCTGAGCGAGTGGATCTGATCATTCTCCTCTTTGATGCCCACAAGCTGGAGATCTCTGATGAGTTCTCTGAGGCCATTGAGGCACTGAGAGGCCACGAGGACAAGATCCGGGTGGTCCTCAACAAGGCAGACCTGGTGGAGACACAGCAGCTGATGCGTGTCTACGGGGCGCTCATGTGGGCACTGGGCCGCGTGGTGGGGGCCCCAGAGGTCCTGCGGGTCTACATCGGCAGCTTCTGGGCCCAACCCCTGCTTGTACCTGACAACCGGCGCCTTTTCGAGCTGGAGGAGCAAGACCTTTTCAGGGACATCCAGGCCCTGCCTCGCCATGCGGCTCTGCGCCGGCTCAATGACCTGGTCAAGAGGGCCCGCCTTGTTAGA GTGCATGCCTACATCATCAGCTACCTGAAGAAGGAGATGCCTTCTGTGTTTGGGAAGGAGAATAAGAAGAAACAGCTCATTACTAACCTGcctgtcatctttgccaagatcCAGTTAGAGCATCACATCTCCCCAGGAGATTTCCCCGACTGTGAGAAGATGCAG GAACTCCTCATGGTTCATGATTTCACCAAGTTCCACTCTCTGAAACCAAAACTGTTGGAGGCCTTGGATGAAATGCTGACCCAGGACATCGCCAAGCTGATGCCCCTGCTTCGCCAGGAAGAGCTAGAAAGCCCTGAGGTGGGCGTGCAGGGAGGTGCCTTCGAGGGTACCCACATGGGTCCCTTTGTGGAGCTGGGTCCCGGAGAGGCCCTGGGCGAAGGGGGGGAAGATGGAGATGACGAAACGGAGTGGGTGGTGACCAAGGACAAATCCAAATACGATGAAATCTTCTATAACCTGGCTCCGGCCGATGGTAAGCTCAGCGGCTCCAAGGCCAAGACATGGATGGTGGGCACCAAGCTGCCCAACTCGGTCCTGGGCCGTATTTGGAAGCTGAGTGATGTGGACCGTGATGGCATGCTGGATGATGAGGAGTTTGCCCTGGCCAGTCACCTCATCGAAGCCAAACTGGAGGGCCACGGGCTGCCTGCTGACCTGCCCCGGCACCTGGTGCCACCCTCCAAACGCCGCCAAAAGGGATCTGCCGAGTGA